From a single Sebaldella sp. S0638 genomic region:
- a CDS encoding UbiA family prenyltransferase has protein sequence MTLKTLYIYQKERFPVFKHGLLILILSVSTLCFVQILQNNFVFPVLKDIIIVFVIMFIFFLQLRIADEFKDFEEDMKYRAYRPVPRGLVTLKELRNIGIGGFLIQVILILLFNKNVLIIFCLVYLYMLLMTKEFFVPEWLNKHQAVYVFSHMIIMILFHLFIIIYQFGAFPEWKYLPYVCLYLIIGFLNGMCTETGRKIRAPEDEEDGVSTYSKLWGIKNSVLIFVFIQILSFILCMVTAVKTNSLALTGILLGLIVTVTVIKSFEFIKKRKNGGIFEIISGVWILAVYLMLGIIPLIKG, from the coding sequence ATGACATTAAAGACGTTATATATTTATCAGAAAGAGAGATTTCCGGTATTTAAACATGGTCTTTTGATATTGATTCTTTCAGTTTCCACATTGTGCTTTGTGCAGATACTTCAAAATAATTTTGTATTTCCGGTACTAAAAGATATAATTATTGTTTTTGTTATTATGTTTATATTTTTTCTTCAGTTAAGAATAGCAGACGAGTTTAAGGATTTTGAAGAAGACATGAAATACAGGGCTTACAGACCTGTGCCAAGAGGGCTTGTAACACTGAAAGAATTAAGGAATATAGGTATCGGGGGATTTTTAATACAGGTCATACTAATTTTACTTTTTAATAAAAATGTCCTTATAATATTTTGTTTAGTTTATCTGTACATGTTACTTATGACAAAAGAATTTTTTGTTCCTGAATGGCTGAATAAACATCAGGCTGTTTATGTTTTTTCACATATGATTATCATGATATTATTTCATTTATTTATTATTATTTATCAGTTTGGCGCATTTCCGGAATGGAAATATCTGCCGTATGTTTGTTTATACCTGATAATAGGGTTTTTAAATGGAATGTGTACTGAAACAGGAAGAAAAATAAGGGCTCCGGAAGATGAAGAAGACGGGGTGTCAACATACAGTAAGTTATGGGGAATAAAAAATTCAGTATTAATATTCGTTTTTATACAGATACTAAGCTTTATTTTATGTATGGTAACGGCTGTAAAAACAAACTCTCTGGCTCTGACAGGAATATTGCTTGGATTAATAGTGACAGTAACAGTGATAAAATCATTTGAATTTATAAAAAAACGTAAAAACGGAGGAATATTTGAAATAATTTCAGGGGTATGGATATTGGCAGTATATTTAATGCTGGGAATAATTCCGCTGATTAAGGGGTAG
- a CDS encoding PEP/pyruvate-binding domain-containing protein — protein MKKYIVNRENYHSFQNTGGKIKGLFELEEYGFTVPEWFGVSPEIFYDNIEEDITSFSDKSEIIKLTDKFQFGENSIQILDAAEKLGAAEYYAVRSSARAEDSEKFSFAGQLESFLYVKKEDIEIYIKKVWKSMFADHIYEYGKNNNIDIKYELPFVIVQKMINSESAGVAFSKNPVNGNNEAVISAVYGLGSSLVNGEISGDTYIVSLENNEILSKQINEKEIMRVLDNKNGSGIINVETDIDKRNGQVLNDDYIKKIALIVKKAEEKSGSPRDIEWGIENGEIYILQSRPVTTLGKNRKKEREIIWDNSNIVESYSGITLPLTFSFVRSVYSKVYEQFSLLMGVDKKTIRDYLPVFNCMLGYLNSRIYYNLLNWYKLLTLFPGFKANRKFMEQMMGVKEELPEEVEKSIKETGSIGRFFSRVTLVRTFLGFGINFIFIDVKVKRFKKLLNNTLENRNTGEMSEYELYNYYTELENKLLYNWQTPILNDFYTMISFGVLKNRIQKYKLDTEDGILHNELIVHETEIMSVEPSKYIEKMADIVRDEGIINNAADIKNFENKVFESEKFRKIFDEYMERFGDRSIAELKLESPTLHENPELLLKTVFETAKSEKREKNDSLAELKDKEKEVFDKLKSNIIKKYRFKRTLRLARKHTALRENLRYERTRVYGKVRRIFLRMGELFQEKRIIDNKGDIFYLEKDEIFSLINGTSTFPDMKKTVELRKIKLGEDRKKDRLPDRFKTFGVISDDFEYISLDKDDNLNTDIRKGTGCCKGIVRGKVQVVMNPNETVIEKGSIIVAHSTDPGWVMVFPLAKGLIVEKGSLLSHSAIVARELGIPAVVGVNKVTDWLKDGDIVELDGSTGVIKKAEV, from the coding sequence ATGAAAAAATATATTGTGAACAGGGAAAATTATCACAGCTTTCAAAATACCGGGGGAAAAATCAAAGGGCTTTTTGAACTGGAAGAATATGGATTTACTGTTCCTGAATGGTTTGGGGTAAGTCCGGAGATTTTTTACGATAATATTGAAGAAGACATTACCAGTTTTAGTGATAAAAGTGAAATTATAAAATTAACAGATAAATTTCAGTTTGGGGAGAACAGTATTCAGATTCTGGATGCCGCAGAGAAGCTTGGAGCTGCTGAATATTATGCAGTAAGGTCATCTGCACGGGCTGAGGATTCTGAAAAGTTTTCGTTTGCCGGTCAGCTGGAAAGTTTTTTATATGTAAAAAAAGAAGATATAGAAATTTATATAAAAAAAGTATGGAAGTCTATGTTTGCAGATCATATATATGAGTATGGAAAAAACAATAATATAGATATAAAATATGAACTTCCTTTTGTAATAGTACAAAAAATGATAAATTCCGAATCAGCAGGTGTAGCCTTTAGTAAAAATCCGGTAAACGGGAATAATGAAGCAGTGATCAGTGCTGTATACGGTCTCGGGTCAAGTTTGGTAAATGGGGAGATTTCGGGAGATACATATATAGTAAGTTTGGAAAATAACGAGATTCTCAGTAAACAGATAAATGAAAAAGAAATCATGCGTGTTTTGGATAATAAAAATGGTTCAGGTATTATAAATGTAGAAACAGACATCGACAAAAGAAATGGTCAGGTTCTGAATGATGATTATATAAAGAAAATCGCTCTTATAGTAAAGAAAGCAGAGGAAAAATCCGGGTCTCCTAGGGATATTGAATGGGGAATTGAAAACGGTGAAATTTATATATTACAGTCAAGACCTGTTACCACACTTGGAAAAAACCGGAAAAAAGAAAGGGAAATCATATGGGATAACAGCAATATTGTGGAAAGCTACAGCGGAATAACCCTTCCTCTTACATTTTCTTTTGTGAGAAGTGTTTATTCCAAGGTATACGAGCAGTTTTCCCTGCTGATGGGTGTGGATAAAAAAACAATAAGAGATTATCTGCCTGTGTTTAACTGTATGCTGGGATATCTTAACAGCAGAATTTATTATAATCTTTTAAACTGGTATAAACTTCTTACACTTTTTCCGGGATTTAAGGCAAACAGAAAGTTTATGGAACAGATGATGGGTGTAAAAGAGGAACTTCCCGAAGAAGTGGAAAAAAGTATAAAGGAAACCGGCAGTATAGGACGTTTTTTTAGCAGAGTAACACTTGTAAGGACTTTTTTGGGATTTGGGATAAACTTTATTTTTATAGATGTTAAAGTAAAAAGATTTAAAAAGCTTTTGAATAATACTCTTGAAAATAGAAATACAGGGGAAATGTCGGAATATGAGTTATATAATTATTATACAGAACTTGAAAATAAGCTTTTATATAACTGGCAGACCCCTATTTTAAATGATTTCTATACAATGATATCATTTGGGGTGCTGAAAAACAGAATACAAAAATATAAACTGGATACTGAAGACGGAATCCTTCATAATGAACTAATAGTACATGAAACTGAAATTATGAGTGTGGAACCTTCAAAATATATAGAAAAGATGGCAGATATTGTCAGGGATGAGGGGATAATAAATAATGCCGCTGATATAAAAAACTTTGAGAATAAAGTATTTGAAAGTGAAAAATTCAGAAAGATTTTTGATGAATATATGGAAAGATTCGGGGACAGAAGTATAGCCGAGCTGAAACTAGAATCACCAACATTACATGAAAATCCCGAACTTTTATTAAAAACAGTTTTTGAAACAGCAAAGAGTGAAAAACGGGAAAAGAATGACAGTTTGGCAGAATTGAAAGATAAAGAGAAAGAAGTATTTGATAAACTCAAGAGTAATATTATAAAAAAATACAGATTTAAAAGAACGCTAAGGCTCGCAAGGAAGCATACAGCACTGAGGGAAAATCTGAGATATGAAAGAACCAGAGTTTACGGCAAGGTAAGAAGAATTTTTCTGAGAATGGGCGAATTATTTCAGGAAAAGAGAATTATTGATAATAAAGGAGATATATTTTATCTCGAAAAAGATGAGATATTTTCTTTGATAAACGGGACTTCTACATTTCCTGACATGAAAAAAACAGTGGAGCTGAGAAAGATAAAGCTTGGGGAAGACAGAAAAAAGGACAGACTTCCTGACAGATTTAAAACTTTCGGGGTTATAAGCGATGATTTTGAGTATATTTCCCTTGATAAAGATGATAATCTCAATACTGATATAAGAAAAGGGACAGGCTGCTGTAAAGGAATAGTACGGGGAAAAGTTCAGGTAGTAATGAATCCTAATGAAACCGTTATAGAAAAAGGCAGTATAATAGTAGCACATTCCACTGATCCAGGCTGGGTAATGGTATTTCCTCTTGCTAAAGGACTTATAGTGGAAAAAGGAAGCCTGCTTTCCCACAGCGCAATTGTGGCAAGGGAGCTTGGCATACCGGCAGTGGTCGGAGTAAATAAGGTCACAGACTGGCTGAAAGACGGAGATATAGTGGAATTAGACGGAAGCACAGGAGTTATCAAAAAAGCGGAGGTATAA